In Panthera uncia isolate 11264 unplaced genomic scaffold, Puncia_PCG_1.0 HiC_scaffold_1845, whole genome shotgun sequence, the DNA window CCGGACCCCAAGTACCGGCGTGACCTGGTGTCCacggggggcagggaggtgtaCCCGTACCCCAGCCCCCTGCACGCTGTAGCTCTGCAGAGCCCGCTCTTCGCTCTGCCCAGGGACGCCCTGCACGCCGACTCCCAGCCGCCCCCTAGGAAGCCCCCTCCCGGCCCCACAGGCCTGTCGATCCCGACAAGACCTGTCCTTGAGGCTGGCCCTGCTGCAGCCTATATAGACAGGCTGCTGAGGCTGCGGGCCCAAGGGACCCCCGCGAGGAGCAGTGTGGGTGAGCAGGGGCCCCCAAGACGTGAGGGGCCCCCATCCCCGCAGGCACTTGGTGGCCAGAGAGCAGACGGTCCAGACGGCCTAGAGAAGCTGGTGTGCACCCCGGGGAGAGCAGGAGCGGGAGGGCTGGCCCAGAGAGGGGACGCCAGCAGGGACCGCCTCGAGCAGCAGGGTGTGGGCACCCCGCGCCCCAGCAGCCTTCCAGAGGGGGGACCCAAGCCCTCCAGTGGCTGCGTCCGTGGGGACACCGTGCTGGGCTCCCCTCTGCCGAGGTGTGGGCGTGCCCAGGTGGCCGCCAGCAGTCAGGAGAGGACAGTCCTGTCGCCTGCCAggaaggcaggaggagagagCCCCGCTCTGGCCCCCGAGGGGTGTGGCCGCCCCCCATTTGCTGTCAGCGGAGCTGCTCTCCTGGGGCTAAAAGCAGGCGCCCCCAGGACAAAGGCTGTGAAGATCAGGAGAGGGGCCAGTGACAAGGTCCTGAGGTTTGGGGGGCAACCGCCAGCGGGGGGTGCCCTCGCCACCCCCCAGCTGCCTCCCGAGTGGGGGGCCGGTCTCAGGAGGAGGCCCACACCGGCCGGGGTGGCGCCCAGCCGGTCCTGCTCTGAGCCCAGACTCTACCCCGTGCCCTTCCTGGTGCCCCTGCTGGTGGCCCGACGGGAGGGCCGCGGGGGCCCCGCGCTGGCCTTGTTCCCCTCAGAAGCGGCTGCTGTGGCGGCcgggggggaggcacagaaacagCGCCGGTGGCTGTCCTCCGTGGAGGTCTCGGGCGGCCTGGGGCCCCACAGGCCGGCAGTGAGCAGAGGGGGCGGGCAGCGGCCCGCGTGCGTCCGGGCCAGGCCCAGGCTgcccccccgggccccccgcgCCAGGAGCGAGTCAGAGGGCTCCGAGCACTCTGCCGAGGgtgcctccctgcctctgtccGCTGCCACCGAGACCAGCGAGGACGACAGGGCCAGCGACCACACTGCCAGCTGCTTTGGGGACAAGGAGTCCAGCAGCAGTGACTCAGAAGGCGGGGCCTGGCCTGGGGCGCGTCCCCCACAGCTCCCGCGGGCCCCAGCTGCCCGCAGGCCGCCCCTGCCCCCCGTGCCCAAAGTGTGCCGGATCAAGGCCTCCAAGGCCCTGAAGAGAAAGATCCGGAGGTTCCAGCCGGCGGCACTGAGGGTCATGACCATGGTGTGAGGCCCGCAGGAGACGGCCCGGGGCGTCCCCGCCCGGGCCAGGGAAGCCGTCCTGAGGAACCGCGATGACAGCACGCGACCAGCCCCAACAGGTGGACGGCCGACCAGAACTTGGGAAAAACCCTAAGAAAACTAGCCAAAGCGTCTGTGGGTTTGTGGACATTCATGGAACACGCAGCTAGTTTCAGGATGTGGTTTAgagataaacattttgaaaagcgACtggcgtgttttttttttaattttaatgtttatttagttaaaGTCGACCAGCGTgtgcgtgcgagcaggggaggggcagagacagagggggacagtgGAGCCCACGCCGGCTCCGAGcagtccgcacagagcctgacacggggcttgaactcacgaccatgaggtcatgacctgggcagcccaggtgccccagtgacaTCTCGAACACAGAGGAGGGCCTACGAGGGTGCCGAGGCGGTGCCGTGAGAGGTGCAGGGGCCGCTTCCTGCCGAACGTGGAGAACGCAGGCTGTTCCAAAAGGGAGATCCAGGCACGTCTGTGAGTCCGGGTAGAATTCCCACTGTGCTTCCTGGAATCTGCTTCGTCACAGGTACGAGGGCCTCCCAAGCTTAAGATCTGCTCTGGTAGCTAAAGACGACGTCAAACAGACGCACCCTTGATGGGGTTTTATTGGAAAACATGTTGCACAGGGTATCTTATAAGGACCGTCTCATTGTCCATCGTGGGGCCCAAGAGGTGGCAGGCGGGGCCCTGGAGATGGGGCACACAGTCAGAGGGTCCAGCACTCCCCTCCGTCTGGGCGGCGTTCAGGGGtgtccccaggctcccctccgTCCGGGCAGTGTTCGGGGtgtccccaggctcccctccgTCCAGGCGGTGTTCAGGGGCGTCTCCAGCGCTCCCCTCCGGGCGGTGTTCAGGGGGtgtccccaggctcccctccgGCTCCCCTAGCAGGCCTTCCTAGGGAGACGGCCGAGGGTTCCACGTGTGTGGCAGGTTCTGCTCTGTCCTCATCGCTGCTGTGCGAAAGGAGCGTTGCACGATTACAGGATTGGGTGCACGGTTTAGATCGGACACGCGTCTCCCGTCCTCCATGGGGCAGCCATCCTCAAGTCACGGGACGGGTTGGCCAGGCCGTGTGTCTCCCACCGGGATGCGTGGACCAGTGAGGAGGGGACACAGCGGGTTTGGGCCTCCCGGGGGGGCTTCAACCGAAGACAGGAGGCAAATTGAAAGAGCAGAGGCCTTTTTGGGGGGCGTCAGGATTGCAGCTCGAGAAAACACAGAGGGCTGGGGTCTGGGGAGGCTGGGGATGTGGAGCGGAGGCTCATCCTGCAGTGAGCTGGAGGCTGACAGGTCCCGGGGTACCATCGGGGGTGGGTTGGCCCAGCATGTGGGGGGACTCAGGAGGGGAAATGAAGGAGGGCCGTCACGCAAGACCAGGCAGAGGCCACTCCCTCGGGGGTGCTGCAGAAGGCGTGACGGGGCAGAGAcccagggcaggcagggcagcGGGAGCCCCCAGGACACAAGGACTCAGCGGGGAGGCTacgggcctgggggagggggcgccccggtgactggggcagggtggggggcacacCTGGGTCTCTCTGGTTGGCCAAGGTGCAAGCAGGGACAGAAATCAGGACAGCTGCCATTGTCACTGGAGTGGAGGCATTTGGGGCTGATTGTTACAGAAATTACTTCAGCGCCTGAACTGTCACTGTAGACGACAGCTGACTTCCGGCCGGGCTTCCCCAGGGGCAGTCGCAGGTGAGGGCTCGCTGTCCCGGCGGGTGGCTGCGGGTGGGAGCTCCGTCCATCTGTCTGCGTGCACGGCCAGTCTGTGGGAAGCAGCGTTGTGTTCGGAAAGGCCCTTATGGGGCTGCGCTGACCTGGGGCCAAGACAGGACCCCGAGGAGGCTGAGGCGCGGCAGGTGCCAGGGGAGCGGGTGCCGAGGGGGCGAGTGCGTGCGTGACCGGACCCACCGCTGATGGCGGGCCGTGGCTTGGGGTTCCCCGGGCTCCTTCAGAGTCACCCACCCAACAGCGACACACAATGAAAGGACACAGGGACACATCCAGTCACGCACTTGTCCCCGGAGAGAACTCGGGGTTCTTACGGAAATAGAGCGTTCGAATCAGCGTCTTTATTTCCATCTGAagattcttttctccttctgttccatttattttccctcttatttCCGTCTTTACCTCTCCCCAGCCGTGACCTCCTAACCAAGGAGGAAGTTCACCACAGACGGAACAAACCTTACGTACTTTCACTGCATCTTCCTTAATTATTTCCCCCACGACCATCTCTTGTCCCGTTTGGGACACACATGAAAGTTTCAAATTTCGGCTCCTGTGCCGCCCTTCCCCTCCCAGGGGACAGGTCATGCTGGCCGCGTCTCATACCTGGGACAGTCTACCCTTTCTGCTTCCCCCACAACTCCCTCCTCGCGGCTGCACGTCCCAGAGCGGCCCCGAGCCGACAGAGGACTGTGACAGCTGCCGTCGTGGGACGCAGGTAGGCAGCAGCGTGTGCGGTGGGGTTCACGCAGAGCCCCCGGAGCGTCTATGCCCGCATACGGCGGAGGGACCTCCTCTCTGCTGATCCGCACGGCTCGGGAGATTCTGCAGGCTGTCTGTGATGAATAACGTCGTCTTTAATCCCTTCGTGATGCCTGGCGAGACACAGCTAATCTGCTTAAGTACGAGGCTCATCCTCCGTGGCCACGGATTTCCACCCTTGCTTGAGTACATCTGGCTCCGACTGGTCATCAAGGAGGAAGAACTAGACGGTCAGCAGTTCCGGAAAGCCTGGCTCTCCCGGCGTGTTAACTTTGGAGAGCCCTTCCTACAGCGGCTCTGCGCGCTCCGCGTCGA includes these proteins:
- the LOC125917437 gene encoding dapper homolog 2-like, producing the protein MQVPGCGRESQARLRRQDVGLKPHLEQPDVCRPCGEAADSDSRPSSGFYELSDGGSCSLSASRTSVCSDRVYSLGTLLPADPTARPRSADDTTVHGAPLPTCRPQATEEGECRPRPVSTGDLERVLPSAVVPQKASTDPTSATLLCHGMGLPAHGPDPKYRRDLVSTGGREVYPYPSPLHAVALQSPLFALPRDALHADSQPPPRKPPPGPTGLSIPTRPVLEAGPAAAYIDRLLRLRAQGTPARSSVGEQGPPRREGPPSPQALGGQRADGPDGLEKLVCTPGRAGAGGLAQRGDASRDRLEQQGVGTPRPSSLPEGGPKPSSGCVRGDTVLGSPLPRCGRAQVAASSQERTVLSPARKAGGESPALAPEGCGRPPFAVSGAALLGLKAGAPRTKAVKIRRGASDKVLRFGGQPPAGGALATPQLPPEWGAGLRRRPTPAGVAPSRSCSEPRLYPVPFLVPLLVARREGRGGPALALFPSEAAAVAAGGEAQKQRRWLSSVEVSGGLGPHRPAVSRGGGQRPACVRARPRLPPRAPRARSESEGSEHSAEGASLPLSAATETSEDDRASDHTASCFGDKESSSSDSEGGAWPGARPPQLPRAPAARRPPLPPVPKVCRIKASKALKRKIRRFQPAALRVMTMV